The window TGATGGACGAGCCGTTCGGCGCGGTGGACCCGGTGGTGCGCGAGCAGTTGCAGGACGAGTTCCTGCGGATGCAGTCCGCCGTGCGCAAGACTGTCCTGCTGGTCACCCACGACATCGAGGAGGCGGTGCGGCTCGGCGACCGCATCGCCGTGTACGGGCAGGGCCGCATCGAGCAGTTCGACACCCCCGGTGCGGTCCTGGGGGCGCCGGCGACGCCGTTCGTCGCCTCCTTCGTGGGCGCGGACCGGGGCCTGAAACGGCTGTCGGTCACCGCGATCGAGCCGGACGATCTGCAGCAGCCCCCGGTGGCCCGTCCGGACGAGCCCGCCGGGCGGGCGGCGGAGCGGCTGCGGGCGGAGGGCGCCCGGTGGGCGGTCGTCCTGGACGGCCGGGGCGACCTGCACGGCTGGGCCGGCATCGACGAACTGGCGGCGGGCGGGACGGTCGGGGACCTCGCCCACCGGATGACCGCCTGGGTGCCGGTGGGTGCGCCGCTGAAGCAGGCGTTCGGGGTGATGCTCCAGCACGACGCCGGGTGGGTGGCGGTGCTGGACGGCGCGCGGTTCCTCGGGGTGCTGACCCCGGCGAAGCTGCACGAGGCGCTGCGTCGTTCGGTGGACGCGGACGCGCGGGGCGTGGCGCGGGGGCAGGTGCCGTTCGACTCGGTGTCGGACGCCTGACGCCGGCTACTTCAGCAGACCCTTGTCCGTCAGGTAGCCGCGCGCCACGTCGGCGGGCAGCCGCCGCCAGCTGTCGACCTGTTCGTTCAGGCGGGCCAGGTCGGCCGTGGTCAGGACGTCGTCGAGCCTGCCCAGCGCCTTGGTGACGCCGGTGCCGCCCGCGCGGGAGCGGTTGACGACCGGGACCACGTAGTCGGCGTTCTGCAGGTGCTTGTCGTCGGCGAGCAGGACCAGCCCGAACTGGTCGAGCGTGGCGTCGGTGGTGGTGGTCAGCACCATCTGGTCCCGGCCGTCCTGCACGGCGCGCTTGGCCTGGGTGGTGCCCACGCCCTTGGGATCGACCCCGGTGACGTCGATGCCGTACACCTTCTTGAGTCCCGGTGCGCAGTACGGCCGCTGCACGCATTCGTCGCCGGCCGCGAGCCGTACCTTCAGGCCCGAGGCGCCGAGGTCGCTGAGAGTCTTCAGCCGGTGCTCGCGGGCGTAGTCGGCACTGACCGCGAAGGCGTTCTGGTCCACGGCCCGGCCCGCGGGCAGCACGGTGAGGCCGCGGGGCTCGGCGAGGGCGCGCAGCGCCTTCATGGTGGCGCCGAGGTCGGGCGAGCCGGCCGGGGGCGCGTCGGCGCCGTGGGTCTTGGCGGCCAGCCAGTCGGCGAAGGTGGCCG of the Streptomyces sp. 1222.5 genome contains:
- a CDS encoding betaine/proline/choline family ABC transporter ATP-binding protein — protein: MIRFEQVTKRYPDGTTAVDDLSFEVSEGELVTLVGPSGCGKTTTMMMVNRLVEPTSGRILVGGEDIAAVDPVRLRRRIGYVIQQVGLFPHRTVLDNTATVPALLGWKRTRARVRAAELLDLVGLDPRTYGPRYPDQLSGGQRQRVGVARALAADPPVLLMDEPFGAVDPVVREQLQDEFLRMQSAVRKTVLLVTHDIEEAVRLGDRIAVYGQGRIEQFDTPGAVLGAPATPFVASFVGADRGLKRLSVTAIEPDDLQQPPVARPDEPAGRAAERLRAEGARWAVVLDGRGDLHGWAGIDELAAGGTVGDLAHRMTAWVPVGAPLKQAFGVMLQHDAGWVAVLDGARFLGVLTPAKLHEALRRSVDADARGVARGQVPFDSVSDA
- a CDS encoding ABC transporter substrate-binding protein, translating into MRGRAALTAVLLTLTACTTGPSLEDRGQVTAPPGDSRHLTIGSAGFTESDLLAQMYAQLLNRAGYRTSVLTVANRELYEPALESGQIDVIPEYAATFADWLAAKTHGADAPPAGSPDLGATMKALRALAEPRGLTVLPAGRAVDQNAFAVSADYAREHRLKTLSDLGASGLKVRLAAGDECVQRPYCAPGLKKVYGIDVTGVDPKGVGTTQAKRAVQDGRDQMVLTTTTDATLDQFGLVLLADDKHLQNADYVVPVVNRSRAGGTGVTKALGRLDDVLTTADLARLNEQVDSWRRLPADVARGYLTDKGLLK